A single Amphiura filiformis chromosome 8, Afil_fr2py, whole genome shotgun sequence DNA region contains:
- the LOC140159405 gene encoding uncharacterized protein, whose product MFLSIAFLTITVISSLVSTQSQQTQNQPEHNCNTCCQGGVPGTPGHNGLPGRDGRDGMRGDKGEAGMNIKGDKGDTGFGEVGLPGPQGQRGEKGDQGLQGVGLPGKTGPRGPMGPEGNQGIPGRAGIIGMKGEKGDCGQCRKSAFTAVKMNDQTGNVDDVVTFQEVTVNIDGHFSLQSNKFTCQIPGIYVFMFSMGVYTPTQPHIRLVKNDNLVVTALAHTTTATDFDQTSNSAILNLEAGDQVWLKFGHHNGQKLHSHSYRYSSFSGFLLYEI is encoded by the coding sequence ATGTTCCTGTCCATTGCATTCTTGACAATTACTGTCATCTCATCCCTGGTATCCACTCAAAGTCAGCAAACACAGAATCAACCTGAACACAACTGTAATACTTGCTGCCAAGGTGGTGTCCCAGGCACACCAGGACATAATGGTCTACCAGGACGGGACGGACGGGACGGGATGAGAGGAGACAAAGGTGAGGCTGGTATGAATATCAAAGGAGACAAAGGAGACACTGGATTTGGAGAAGTAGGCCTTCCTGGACCACAGGGACAGAGAGGAGAAAAAGGAGATCAGGGTTTACAGGGGGTAGGCCTCCCTGGAAAGACTGGACCAAGGGGACCCATGGGTCCTGAAGGAAATCAAGGCATACCCGGACGGGCCGGAATAATTGGGATGAAAGGAGAGAAAGGCGACTGTGGACAGTGCAGAAAATCAGCATTCACAGCGGTCAAAATGAATGACCAAACTGGAAACGTTGATGATGTGGTCACATTCCAGGAGGTTACGGTCAATATTGATGGTCATTTTAGTCTTCAATCAAACAAGTTCACATGTCAAATTCCTGGAATTTATGTGTTCATGTTTTCTATGGGCGTATACACACCTACACAACCCCATATCAGGCTTGTTAAGAATGACAATTTGGTTGTGACTGCATTGGCCcatactactactgctactgatTTTGACCAAACCAGCAATTCTGCAATCTTGAACCTAGAGGCTGGAGACCAAGTCTGGTTGAAATTTGGTCATCACAATGGACAAAAACTTCACAGCCATTCCTATAGATATTCCAGCTTTTCTGGGTTCCTGCTTTATGAAATATAA